A genomic stretch from Flavobacterium humidisoli includes:
- a CDS encoding FAD-binding and (Fe-S)-binding domain-containing protein — protein sequence MSDSLQLQELETSLEGTLFYDDLHKKIYATDASAYRIMPLAVAIPKSENDIVNIIRFASKNKISITPRTAGTSLAGQTIGSGIIVDVSKHFNKIVSFDPKKKTITVQPGVIRDELNLYLKPHGLFFAPTTSTTNRCMIGGMVGNNSSGTTSIRYGVTRDKIVEIKAVLSDGTTAVFKDLTSEEFIEKTKGDSLESNIYKTIYEELSSKENQEEILREFPKPEIHRRNTGYAIDVLLKSKLFSGTEDTINLGKLLCGSEGTLAFTTEITLKVDDLPPTNTIMVVAHFHTIQESLEAVVTAMKHHLYTCEMMDDTILDCTKTNREQAKNRFFIVGEPKAVIMLEVGSHISMEDAEMQADALIKDLENNGFGYALPKIYGADIDKVNDVRKAGLGLLGSIVGDDKAADSIEDTAVELSDLPNYIADFAAMMERHGQSAIYYAHAGAGELHLRPKINLKTKEGLHQFRNLSTEVAHLVKKYRGSLSGEHGDGILRGEFLPFMIGDKNYELLKRVKKAFDPNTILNVGKIVNASKMDENLRFEAGRIEPEIKTIQDFSDSLGVLRAAEKCNGSGDCRKMPSAGGTLCPSYRATRNEKDTTRARANALREYLTNSEKENKFDHEELYKVFELCVSCKACASECPSNVDVATLKAEFLYQYQKANGFSFRNKIFAFNSKLNELGSIAPSVTNWASNLSFIKKRMGIAPERQVPLLAPKTFRKWYEKEKKRNTDMSFENGSVYLFCDEFTNYYDVSVGIDAYELLTRLGYRVIVIDHEESGRAFISKGFLEEAQEIANKNVNTFKNIISENTPLVGIEPSAILTFRDEYIRLAADKESAEKLAKNTFTVEEFFKREIGNGKIHADQFSEKEKNIKIHGHCHQKSLSSVEASFAMLNIPKNNTVTIYNSGCCGMAGSFGYEKEHYEISMKMGEDTLFPKIRATEPSTEIAAAGTSCRHQIFDGTSRKAMHPVTILKDCLK from the coding sequence ATGTCCGATTCTCTCCAACTACAAGAATTAGAAACTTCACTAGAAGGAACTCTTTTTTATGATGACCTTCATAAAAAAATATACGCAACAGATGCTTCTGCCTATAGAATAATGCCTCTTGCGGTGGCGATTCCAAAATCAGAAAATGATATTGTTAATATTATTCGTTTTGCTTCAAAAAACAAAATATCAATAACGCCAAGAACAGCAGGAACATCTTTGGCAGGACAGACAATAGGAAGCGGAATTATTGTAGATGTCTCTAAACATTTTAATAAAATTGTTTCTTTTGATCCTAAAAAGAAAACCATAACCGTTCAGCCCGGAGTAATTCGCGATGAACTGAATTTATATCTAAAACCCCACGGGCTCTTTTTTGCACCAACTACATCGACTACCAATAGATGTATGATTGGTGGAATGGTCGGAAATAATTCGTCAGGGACAACTTCAATTCGCTATGGCGTTACCAGAGATAAAATAGTTGAAATAAAAGCCGTTTTAAGCGACGGAACTACTGCAGTATTTAAAGATTTAACCTCTGAAGAATTTATCGAGAAAACAAAAGGCGATTCTTTAGAAAGCAATATTTATAAAACGATTTACGAAGAACTTTCGAGCAAAGAAAATCAGGAAGAAATCTTAAGAGAATTTCCAAAACCAGAAATTCACAGACGAAATACGGGTTATGCGATTGACGTTTTACTGAAATCGAAACTTTTTTCGGGAACAGAAGACACCATCAATTTAGGAAAATTGCTTTGCGGAAGTGAAGGAACTTTGGCATTTACAACAGAGATAACGTTAAAAGTAGACGATCTGCCACCAACCAATACTATTATGGTTGTGGCACATTTTCATACCATTCAGGAAAGTTTGGAAGCAGTTGTTACAGCAATGAAACATCATCTATACACTTGCGAAATGATGGATGATACGATATTAGATTGTACCAAAACCAACAGAGAACAAGCCAAAAATAGATTTTTTATTGTAGGTGAACCAAAAGCAGTGATTATGCTCGAAGTTGGATCGCACATTAGCATGGAAGATGCCGAAATGCAGGCTGATGCGCTAATTAAAGATTTGGAAAACAATGGTTTCGGGTATGCCTTGCCCAAAATTTATGGCGCAGATATTGATAAAGTAAATGACGTAAGAAAAGCAGGCCTTGGACTTTTAGGAAGTATTGTGGGAGATGATAAAGCTGCCGATTCTATTGAAGATACCGCTGTAGAATTGAGCGATCTTCCCAATTATATTGCCGATTTTGCCGCAATGATGGAAAGACACGGACAAAGTGCGATTTATTACGCGCATGCTGGAGCGGGAGAACTGCATTTGCGTCCGAAGATAAATTTAAAAACAAAAGAAGGATTACATCAGTTTCGAAATTTATCTACCGAAGTAGCCCATTTGGTAAAAAAATATAGAGGTTCGTTAAGTGGTGAACATGGCGACGGAATTTTACGCGGAGAGTTTCTGCCGTTTATGATTGGCGATAAAAATTACGAACTGCTAAAACGAGTAAAAAAAGCATTTGATCCCAACACGATTTTGAACGTTGGAAAAATCGTAAATGCTTCTAAAATGGATGAAAATCTTCGTTTCGAAGCGGGAAGGATTGAACCTGAGATAAAAACGATTCAAGACTTCTCCGATAGTTTAGGCGTTTTGCGTGCTGCCGAAAAATGCAACGGTTCGGGCGATTGCCGAAAAATGCCATCGGCAGGTGGCACTTTATGTCCAAGTTATCGTGCCACCAGAAACGAAAAAGATACTACGCGTGCACGTGCCAATGCTTTAAGAGAATATCTGACGAATTCGGAAAAAGAAAATAAATTCGATCACGAAGAATTGTATAAGGTTTTTGAATTGTGTGTAAGTTGTAAAGCTTGTGCCAGCGAATGCCCGAGTAATGTTGATGTGGCGACTTTAAAAGCAGAGTTTTTATACCAATATCAAAAAGCAAATGGTTTTTCTTTTCGAAATAAAATCTTTGCTTTCAATTCCAAATTGAATGAACTAGGAAGTATTGCGCCATCAGTTACCAACTGGGCTTCTAATCTTTCATTCATTAAAAAACGTATGGGAATTGCACCTGAAAGACAAGTGCCGTTATTGGCTCCAAAGACGTTTAGAAAATGGTATGAAAAGGAAAAAAAGCGTAATACAGACATGTCTTTTGAGAATGGAAGTGTCTATCTTTTTTGTGATGAATTTACCAATTATTACGATGTTTCAGTCGGAATCGATGCCTACGAACTGTTAACCAGATTAGGTTACAGAGTAATTGTAATTGATCATGAAGAAAGCGGAAGAGCCTTTATCTCAAAAGGATTTTTAGAAGAAGCGCAGGAAATTGCGAACAAAAATGTCAATACTTTTAAAAATATAATTTCTGAAAACACGCCTTTAGTCGGAATAGAACCTTCGGCAATATTGACTTTCAGAGACGAATATATCCGATTGGCTGCAGATAAGGAAAGTGCGGAGAAATTAGCCAAAAATACTTTTACGGTCGAGGAGTTTTTCAAAAGAGAAATTGGAAACGGAAAAATTCACGCAGATCAATTTTCTGAAAAAGAGAAAAATATCAAAATACATGGGCATTGCCATCAAAAATCATTGAGTAGCGTAGAAGCTTCTTTTGCGATGTTGAATATCCCAAAAAATAATACCGTTACGATTTATAATTCGGGCTGCTGTGGAATGGCGGGTTCATTTGGTTATGAAAAAGAACATTACGAAATCAGTATGAAGATGGGGGAAGATACGCTGTTTCCGAAAATTAGGGCAACAGAGCCATCAACAGAAATTGCAGCCGCAGGAACCAGCTGCCGCCATCAGATTTTTGATGGAACGAGCAGAAAAGCCATGCATCCCGTAACTATTTTAAAAGATTGTTTGAAGTAA
- a CDS encoding DeoR/GlpR family DNA-binding transcription regulator gives MLKAERHKYIMTKLIEDQKVVTTDLALALDLSEDTIRRDLNELDSRKLLEKVYGGAVQVKEKPANVFDIAITAEEQKKQIVIKALSLLHDDQVIIMSGGSTNLVFAKLIPADLKATIYTYSLPIAMQLSQHPNIDLIFIGGKMQKNAMVTIGMDVIQVVSKIKADICFIGASSINIKQGLTEVGYEISIVKKAMIEASDRVVSMFASNKLNTKMPHGVCDLTQLDTIVTELDPEDEKLDEYRKSGVFIL, from the coding sequence ATGCTGAAAGCCGAGAGACATAAATACATAATGACTAAACTTATTGAAGACCAAAAAGTTGTTACAACAGATTTAGCTTTGGCTCTCGATTTGTCTGAAGACACCATTAGAAGAGATTTGAACGAATTGGATAGCAGAAAGCTGTTAGAGAAAGTATATGGAGGTGCTGTTCAAGTTAAAGAAAAACCTGCAAATGTTTTTGATATTGCCATAACTGCAGAAGAACAGAAAAAGCAAATCGTGATAAAGGCATTATCTCTTCTTCATGACGATCAGGTTATTATAATGAGTGGAGGAAGCACTAATTTAGTTTTTGCAAAGTTAATTCCCGCCGATTTGAAAGCTACAATATATACTTATAGTTTACCAATAGCCATGCAGTTGTCTCAACATCCTAATATTGACTTGATTTTTATTGGCGGAAAAATGCAGAAAAACGCAATGGTTACGATAGGTATGGATGTGATTCAGGTAGTTTCTAAAATTAAAGCTGATATTTGTTTTATCGGTGCCAGCAGTATTAATATCAAACAAGGCCTTACAGAAGTAGGTTATGAAATTTCAATTGTAAAAAAAGCAATGATAGAAGCTTCTGATAGAGTGGTTTCCATGTTTGCTTCAAATAAATTAAATACCAAAATGCCTCATGGTGTTTGCGATCTTACGCAATTGGATACTATTGTGACAGAATTAGATCCAGAAGATGAAAAATTAGATGAATATAGAAAATCTGGTGTATTTATCTTATAA
- a CDS encoding exo-beta-N-acetylmuramidase NamZ domain-containing protein, whose amino-acid sequence MIKFIAKSAFITAFLFYTPSYSANIQPNKNVITAEINNAVIKTGADNYEKYLPLLKDKKVGIVTNQTGILSDKTHVVDFLLEKKIAVQTIFAPEHGFRGTADAGEHIVDGKDPKTGLPIISLYGDNKKPKTAQLSGIDVMIFDLQDVGARFYTYISSLHYVMEACAENNIQLIVFDRPNPNGSIVDGPLLEKEFTSFVGMHPIPLLHGMTIGEYAQMVNGEKWLKDGAQCKLTVIPCVDYSRTMPYSLLVKPSPNLPNDQSINLYASLCLFEGTNVSMGRGTEKQFQIYGSPFLSKTNFSFTPKPNFGAKDPLYNGKECFGEDLTAYPKLKQLELKWLIKAYQNTSDKTKFFNGFFTKLAGTKKLQQQIESGVSEAQIRKTWQKDLEAFKKMRTKYLIYK is encoded by the coding sequence ATGATAAAATTTATAGCAAAAAGTGCTTTTATTACAGCATTTCTGTTTTATACCCCGTCCTATTCGGCAAACATTCAGCCAAATAAAAACGTTATTACAGCAGAAATCAATAACGCTGTTATAAAAACAGGTGCAGACAATTACGAAAAATATTTACCACTTTTAAAAGATAAAAAAGTTGGAATTGTAACCAACCAGACTGGAATTTTATCTGATAAAACACATGTGGTTGATTTTCTATTGGAGAAAAAAATTGCTGTTCAGACTATCTTTGCTCCCGAGCACGGATTTAGAGGAACAGCCGATGCCGGCGAACATATTGTTGACGGAAAGGATCCTAAAACAGGACTTCCGATAATTTCGCTTTATGGCGACAACAAAAAACCAAAAACAGCACAGTTATCTGGAATAGATGTTATGATTTTTGACTTGCAAGATGTTGGAGCAAGATTTTACACCTACATTTCTTCTTTGCATTATGTAATGGAAGCTTGTGCAGAAAACAATATTCAGCTTATTGTTTTTGATCGTCCAAATCCAAATGGTTCTATTGTTGACGGACCGCTTTTAGAAAAAGAATTTACCAGTTTTGTTGGTATGCACCCTATTCCGCTTTTGCACGGAATGACAATTGGTGAATATGCACAAATGGTCAATGGAGAAAAATGGCTCAAAGATGGCGCTCAATGTAAACTAACCGTGATTCCGTGTGTAGATTACAGCAGAACAATGCCATACAGTTTATTGGTAAAACCGTCTCCGAATTTGCCAAATGACCAGTCTATAAATTTATATGCAAGTTTATGTCTTTTTGAAGGAACAAACGTAAGCATGGGACGTGGAACTGAAAAACAATTTCAAATCTATGGTTCTCCATTTTTAAGTAAAACCAATTTCAGTTTTACCCCGAAGCCAAATTTTGGCGCTAAAGATCCTTTATACAATGGAAAAGAATGTTTTGGAGAAGATTTGACGGCTTATCCAAAATTGAAACAATTAGAATTGAAATGGCTTATTAAAGCGTATCAGAATACCAGCGATAAAACAAAATTCTTTAACGGATTTTTTACCAAACTAGCCGGAACAAAAAAACTGCAGCAGCAAATTGAAAGCGGTGTTTCTGAAGCTCAGATAAGAAAGACTTGGCAGAAAGACTTAGAAGCTTTCAAAAAAATGCGAACAAAATACCTTATTTATAAATAA
- a CDS encoding SusC/RagA family TonB-linked outer membrane protein, with product MKKLLFISVLFLCIQAAFGQAKTVTGTVKSKTDGIPIPGVSVIIQGTNNGTTTDFDGNYSISVAPGRTLSFSYMGYETQLIKVESQQKINVGLIESTSKLDEVVVVGFASQKKTNLTGAVANIDVAKTIGSRPLTDVSKALQGTTPGVNINFNSGNINRAAKINIRGAGTINGSDDPLILVDGVPTDLSLINPNDIATMSVLKDAASASIYGARAAFGVVLITTKSGKTGEGKVRFSYSANTAFTNPISTLKFLDPTEEIPGLIAAGTRTDGSTPEIFGQNYSILLDGIKNWKQKYANNRTSNEMVYGEDWEIKNGVPYFYRVWDANKELYASNALQTTHNISAQGNLGDKSSFFASFGLTNQDGMLRVNQEKRQRININLGFTTKLADWLTGDFKVMTINSSYDQPFNYYGGSGTDDTGYGGYFGYALRWGQYFPNFGTYRGYNFRTAGGYLSNASRNENNKRNTRLSARFTADITKDLNLITEISSVNDYYNRKQNGGKFLAWDSWSAMPYDATTIQTATPATLETGNDFVGQSKQESTTNVVNIYGNYKKQFDKHNFKFLAGFNSEWQNLSRNYARRNTLLDKSKPEFNLAVGEQFVSGAANTDLNPTVTEYSIAGFFGRVNYDYNGIYLVELNARYDGSSRFPTNEQWGFFPSASVGYKIVNEKFMEGTRGWLNDLKLRGSIGSIGNQNVGNNAFLSIMTAKNPSWINSGATLPPSTNLPTNVDPALTWEKVMTKDVGIDVKIFDMLGASFDWYQRDTKGMLAPSITLPGSFGQTSAQTNSGNMRTKGWELSLNFNKNLSETASVFVDLALSDSKSVITKWNNSSKLLALVTTDTKPYYDGFEIGQIWGLTADRLLQADDVITNNGKTVNGVDYSKTMGGNFKYGAGDVHYVDVDGDGAITRGAGTADDHGDLKKIGNSTPRYRYGITLGGKFRGFDISTFFQGVGKRDYWAASDAVLPFFRAPQQMYANQADYWTPENTDAYFPNPYYGNEANTFGSGTQGQNNFVTSTRYLLDMSYFRLKNFTIGYNLPVALVKKAGLEKVRLYTSGENIATWADKRLPVDPEIDETEVFWGRAYPYTKTWSVGVDISF from the coding sequence ATGAAAAAGTTACTCTTTATTTCAGTGTTGTTTTTGTGCATTCAAGCAGCATTTGGACAAGCAAAAACAGTTACTGGAACAGTAAAAAGCAAAACAGACGGAATTCCAATTCCAGGAGTCAGCGTCATTATTCAAGGAACAAATAATGGCACAACTACTGACTTCGATGGAAACTACAGCATTTCTGTAGCACCGGGACGAACGCTAAGCTTTAGTTACATGGGTTATGAAACCCAATTAATTAAAGTGGAAAGCCAACAGAAAATAAATGTTGGTCTTATAGAAAGCACTTCGAAATTAGACGAAGTTGTTGTTGTAGGTTTTGCTTCTCAGAAAAAAACGAACTTAACAGGAGCTGTTGCCAATATTGATGTTGCTAAAACAATTGGAAGCAGACCTTTAACCGATGTTAGTAAAGCTTTACAAGGTACTACTCCGGGTGTAAACATTAATTTTAACTCAGGAAATATTAACCGTGCCGCAAAAATAAACATTCGTGGAGCGGGTACAATTAATGGTTCAGACGATCCTTTAATATTAGTAGACGGTGTTCCTACAGATTTATCATTAATTAACCCAAATGATATCGCAACGATGTCTGTACTTAAAGATGCTGCTTCTGCATCTATTTATGGTGCTCGTGCTGCGTTTGGTGTTGTTCTTATTACTACAAAAAGCGGAAAAACAGGCGAAGGAAAAGTGAGATTTTCTTATTCTGCAAACACTGCTTTTACAAATCCAATTTCTACACTTAAATTCTTAGATCCAACAGAAGAAATTCCAGGATTAATTGCTGCAGGGACAAGAACGGATGGTTCTACTCCAGAGATTTTTGGCCAGAACTATAGCATTTTGTTAGACGGAATTAAAAATTGGAAACAAAAATACGCAAACAATCGTACGAGTAATGAAATGGTTTATGGAGAAGATTGGGAAATAAAAAATGGGGTTCCTTATTTTTACAGAGTTTGGGATGCTAATAAAGAATTGTATGCCAGCAATGCGTTACAAACTACACACAATATTTCTGCTCAAGGAAACTTAGGAGATAAAAGTTCATTCTTTGCTTCGTTCGGACTTACTAACCAAGATGGTATGTTAAGAGTAAATCAGGAAAAAAGACAAAGAATCAACATCAATTTAGGTTTTACAACAAAATTAGCAGATTGGCTTACTGGAGATTTCAAAGTAATGACAATCAACAGTTCTTACGATCAGCCATTTAACTATTATGGAGGTTCTGGAACTGATGACACAGGTTACGGAGGTTACTTTGGTTATGCGCTTCGTTGGGGGCAATATTTCCCGAATTTTGGAACTTACAGAGGATACAATTTCCGTACAGCTGGAGGATATCTATCTAATGCTTCTAGAAACGAAAACAACAAACGCAATACAAGGTTAAGCGCTAGATTTACAGCAGACATTACAAAAGATTTAAACCTTATCACTGAGATAAGCAGCGTAAACGATTATTATAACAGAAAACAAAATGGTGGTAAATTCTTAGCATGGGACAGCTGGTCTGCAATGCCATATGATGCTACTACAATTCAAACTGCTACTCCTGCAACTCTTGAAACAGGAAACGATTTTGTGGGACAATCAAAACAGGAGTCGACTACAAATGTGGTAAACATTTATGGTAACTATAAAAAACAATTTGACAAACATAATTTCAAATTCTTAGCTGGTTTCAACTCAGAATGGCAAAATTTATCGCGTAACTATGCGAGAAGAAATACCCTTTTAGACAAATCAAAACCAGAATTTAATCTTGCAGTAGGGGAACAATTTGTTTCTGGAGCTGCAAACACAGATTTAAATCCAACGGTAACAGAATACTCTATTGCAGGTTTCTTTGGACGTGTGAATTATGATTACAACGGAATTTATTTAGTAGAGCTTAATGCTCGTTATGATGGTTCATCAAGATTTCCAACTAACGAACAATGGGGATTCTTCCCTTCTGCTTCTGTAGGATACAAAATTGTGAACGAGAAATTTATGGAAGGAACTCGCGGATGGTTAAACGATCTTAAATTGCGTGGTTCTATCGGATCAATTGGAAACCAAAATGTTGGAAACAATGCTTTCTTATCAATTATGACAGCTAAAAATCCTTCTTGGATTAACAGTGGTGCTACTCTCCCACCTTCTACAAATTTACCAACTAACGTAGATCCTGCCTTAACTTGGGAAAAAGTAATGACCAAAGATGTGGGTATCGATGTTAAAATATTTGATATGCTTGGTGCTTCTTTTGACTGGTACCAACGTGATACAAAAGGAATGCTTGCTCCAAGTATAACACTTCCAGGTTCATTTGGACAGACTTCTGCTCAGACGAACTCAGGAAATATGAGAACTAAAGGCTGGGAGCTTTCATTAAACTTTAATAAAAACTTAAGCGAAACTGCTTCTGTTTTTGTTGATCTTGCTTTATCTGATTCTAAATCGGTTATTACAAAATGGAACAACTCATCTAAATTATTAGCTTTAGTAACAACTGACACTAAACCTTACTATGATGGTTTCGAAATCGGTCAAATCTGGGGATTAACTGCGGACAGACTTCTTCAGGCTGATGACGTGATTACCAACAACGGAAAAACAGTAAATGGCGTTGACTACTCTAAAACAATGGGTGGAAACTTTAAATATGGAGCTGGAGACGTTCATTATGTAGATGTAGATGGTGACGGAGCTATTACTCGTGGAGCTGGAACTGCTGATGATCATGGAGATTTGAAAAAAATTGGTAACTCTACGCCTCGTTACAGATACGGTATCACATTAGGTGGTAAATTCCGCGGATTTGATATTTCTACTTTCTTCCAAGGTGTTGGAAAACGTGATTACTGGGCTGCTTCAGATGCTGTATTGCCTTTCTTCCGTGCGCCTCAGCAAATGTATGCCAACCAAGCAGATTACTGGACTCCAGAAAATACAGATGCTTATTTCCCAAATCCATACTATGGTAACGAAGCAAATACTTTTGGGTCAGGTACTCAAGGTCAGAACAACTTTGTTACTTCGACAAGATATTTGTTAGACATGTCTTATTTCCGTCTAAAAAACTTTACTATCGGATATAATTTGCCAGTAGCTCTTGTGAAAAAAGCAGGATTAGAAAAAGTAAGATTATATACTTCTGGCGAAAATATTGCGACTTGGGCAGACAAACGTCTTCCTGTAGATCCTGAAATCGACGAAACAGAAGTTTTCTGGGGAAGAGCTTATCCTTACACAAAAACATGGTCAGTTGGTGTTGATATCTCTTTCTAA
- a CDS encoding RagB/SusD family nutrient uptake outer membrane protein: MKKYNIKSKFLLMFATALLAGSAVSCSDYLTDDPADKFTNDNFWQSEDNVKTFSWLNYDTFYGYGNGTTIGLSFFYYHGSDYRVDDNLSAFTFYQMPVTAATTNLYSWNEYYTLIRRCNLMLEKIPAVSMSTEKKNHYIGVAKFFRAYTYFRLVQKFGDVPYTDQYLAQGDAEVYAPAKPRAEIMDKVIAELQEAADLMLVNDDKNVTANKYTAYAALSNACLYEGTYRKYHLGQDGSAYLNKAKAASLMIMNNPSYKLNADWKGLYNSVELLGNTEVILAKRYLTNVLMHSLQNYTNTSTIQYGLTKWAADSYVTTNGLPIQQAGNSQYTGDDTPAKTFANRDPRFGKTVNPANYGYKGKPFGTTALVSMSGYVFELYNNPATTGPDVTTGGRNYTDAPLFTLSEVYLNYAEACAELGTATNSDLDLSINKVRARAGIAPLTTDGTNASANGVQINDPRRTSSLEQLTGVVNPLIWEVRRERQIEFMSWTTLRQADIYRWKKGDYLDTNKNPDVNLGARIGSPVGSQTVVDANGYVKIYPVSTRTFEPKHYLMNIPTNDIDLYKAQGIDLKQNPGW; encoded by the coding sequence ATGAAAAAATATAATATAAAATCTAAGTTTCTGCTAATGTTTGCTACTGCTTTACTTGCAGGAAGCGCAGTTAGCTGTTCAGATTATCTTACTGATGATCCAGCAGATAAATTTACAAACGATAACTTTTGGCAGTCAGAAGATAACGTAAAAACCTTTTCATGGCTTAATTATGATACTTTTTATGGTTATGGAAACGGAACAACAATCGGACTTTCTTTCTTCTACTATCATGGAAGTGATTACAGAGTAGATGATAACTTGTCTGCCTTTACTTTCTATCAAATGCCAGTTACAGCTGCAACTACGAATCTTTATTCATGGAATGAATACTACACGCTTATCCGCCGTTGTAATCTAATGCTTGAAAAAATACCAGCAGTAAGCATGTCTACTGAAAAAAAGAACCACTATATTGGAGTTGCTAAATTTTTTAGAGCTTACACCTATTTCCGTTTAGTGCAAAAATTTGGTGATGTGCCCTATACTGATCAATATTTAGCTCAAGGTGACGCAGAAGTGTATGCGCCTGCAAAACCAAGAGCCGAAATTATGGACAAAGTAATTGCAGAATTACAAGAAGCTGCAGATTTAATGTTGGTTAACGATGATAAAAACGTTACGGCAAATAAATACACGGCTTACGCTGCTTTAAGCAATGCTTGTCTTTATGAAGGCACATACAGAAAATATCATTTAGGACAAGATGGAAGTGCTTATTTGAACAAGGCAAAAGCAGCTTCATTAATGATCATGAATAATCCAAGCTACAAATTAAATGCAGATTGGAAAGGACTTTACAATTCAGTTGAATTACTTGGAAATACTGAAGTGATATTGGCAAAACGTTACTTGACAAACGTATTAATGCATTCTCTTCAAAACTATACAAATACTTCAACGATTCAGTATGGTTTAACAAAATGGGCCGCTGACAGTTATGTAACTACAAACGGATTGCCTATTCAGCAAGCTGGAAACAGCCAGTACACCGGTGACGATACTCCAGCAAAAACATTTGCTAATAGAGATCCACGTTTTGGTAAAACGGTAAATCCTGCTAACTACGGTTACAAAGGAAAACCTTTTGGTACAACTGCTTTGGTTTCTATGTCTGGATATGTATTTGAGTTGTACAACAACCCTGCTACAACAGGCCCAGATGTAACAACTGGTGGACGTAATTATACAGATGCTCCATTATTTACTTTAAGCGAAGTATATTTAAATTATGCCGAAGCTTGCGCTGAGTTAGGAACAGCAACCAACAGTGATCTTGATCTATCAATCAATAAAGTTCGTGCACGTGCTGGAATTGCTCCTCTAACAACAGATGGAACAAATGCTTCTGCAAATGGCGTTCAAATTAATGACCCAAGAAGAACTTCTTCTTTAGAGCAATTAACTGGAGTAGTAAATCCGTTAATCTGGGAAGTTCGTCGTGAGCGTCAAATTGAGTTCATGAGCTGGACAACTTTAAGACAGGCTGATATTTACCGTTGGAAAAAAGGAGATTACTTAGACACTAACAAAAACCCTGATGTAAATCTTGGTGCTAGAATTGGTTCTCCTGTTGGTTCTCAAACTGTTGTAGACGCTAACGGATATGTAAAAATCTATCCTGTAAGCACAAGGACTTTCGAACCTAAGCATTATTTAATGAACATTCCAACGAATGACATTGATTTGTACAAAGCTCAAGGTATCGATTTAAAACAAAATCCAGGCTGGTAA
- the murQ gene encoding N-acetylmuramic acid 6-phosphate etherase — protein sequence MKNKNPETEQESLYKDLDQMSVKELLTNINTEDKKVPHIIEEQIPKIEKLVKAIVKKMQLGGRLFYIGAGTSGRIGILDASECPPTFGVPHDMIIGIIAGGDTAIRKAVENAEDDTEQAWKDLAKFEISSLDMIIGIAASGNTPYVLGALKKAKEHNIKTGSISCISNGLIAQEADYPIELIVGPEFLTGSTRMKAGTAQKLTLNMISTSVMIKLGKVKGNKMVDMQLSNEKLVKRGIKMIMEELGIEYDAAEELLHTHKSVRAVLLAHNKNQEN from the coding sequence ATGAAAAATAAAAATCCTGAAACTGAACAAGAATCTTTGTACAAAGACTTGGATCAAATGAGCGTGAAAGAACTTCTTACAAACATTAATACAGAAGACAAAAAAGTTCCGCATATTATTGAAGAACAGATTCCTAAAATAGAAAAACTGGTTAAGGCTATTGTTAAAAAAATGCAGCTGGGCGGGAGATTATTTTATATAGGAGCCGGAACTTCTGGGAGAATCGGAATTTTAGATGCATCTGAATGTCCACCAACTTTTGGCGTGCCTCATGATATGATTATCGGAATTATTGCAGGTGGAGACACTGCCATCAGAAAAGCGGTAGAAAATGCTGAGGACGATACTGAACAAGCATGGAAAGATTTGGCAAAATTCGAAATTTCAAGTTTGGATATGATTATCGGAATCGCTGCTTCTGGCAATACACCTTACGTTTTAGGGGCACTTAAAAAAGCGAAAGAACACAATATTAAAACTGGAAGTATTTCTTGCATCAGCAACGGACTTATCGCTCAAGAAGCCGATTATCCGATTGAATTAATTGTAGGCCCTGAGTTCTTAACCGGAAGCACCAGAATGAAAGCAGGAACAGCACAGAAACTAACTCTAAATATGATTTCTACTTCGGTAATGATCAAATTAGGAAAAGTAAAAGGCAACAAAATGGTCGACATGCAGCTGTCTAACGAAAAACTCGTAAAACGCGGTATCAAAATGATTATGGAAGAACTTGGCATTGAATATGATGCAGCCGAAGAATTATTGCACACGCATAAAAGCGTTAGAGCCGTTCTCCTAGCTCACAACAAAAATCAGGAAAACTAA